A genomic region of Phragmites australis chromosome 2, lpPhrAust1.1, whole genome shotgun sequence contains the following coding sequences:
- the LOC133897877 gene encoding FCS-Like Zinc finger 10-like isoform X1, whose translation MLRRMVSDPAPVSSGGGGEARPRGGAALFAVPRLFVVLAPKRAPDGESSRSPTSPLDPKALLLRSPRSPRTWDTEPVGRGLVDALAGDAKNCLLSPRLRLKSYSSLPKNFGGGGGHSQPELGKTMSCPAPDTAAAGGMSVPCSRFFHGDLKSGPEATQSDGAHLNNAKRHAFGLGKLPGPGSLPASIAAGARRFIGSVSASEIEQSEDYTCIIARGPNPKTTHIFGDCILEPHTVGETDEAVMEVQEGAAESYWVVKCAPEAAATTVDFLGSCFTCKKKLDGNDIYIYRGEKAFCSANCRDQEILIEEEAENNTTSGSSCSSFHDDIFMAGMVVAT comes from the exons ATGCTGCGGAGGATGGTGTCCGACCCGGCCCCGGTCTCCTCCGGCGGGGGCGGTGAGGCCAGGCCCCGCGGCGGCGCCGCGCTCTTCGCCGTGCCGCGGCTGTTCGTCGTGCTCGCCCCGAAGCGCGCGCCGGACGGCGAGTCGTCGCGGAGCCCGACGTCGCCGCTTGACCCCAAAGCGCTGCTGCTCCGGTCGCCGCGCTCGCCGAGGACCTGGGACACGGAGCCGGTGGGGCGCGGCCTCGTGGACGCCCTCGCCGGCGACGCCAAGAACTGCCTGCTCAGCCCGCGCCTGCGGCTCAAATCGTACAGCTCCCTGCCCAAAaacttcggcggcggcggcggccattcGCAGCCGGAGCTCGGCAAGACGATGTCTTGCCCCGCCCCGGACACGGCTGCCGCCGGCGGCATGTCAGTGCCGTGCAGCAGGTTCTTCCACGGGGATCTGAAGTCTGGTCCGGAGGCCACCCAGTCGGATGGCGCTCACCTCAATAATGCCAAGCGGCACGCGTTCGGTCTCGGCAAACTCCCGGGGCCGGGCTCGCTGCCGGCATCCATAGCCGCCGGCGCCCGGCGGTTCATCGGGTCGGTCTCGGCGAGCGAGATCGAGCAGTCGGAGGACTACACTTGCATCATTGCTCGCGGCCCCAACCCCAAGACGACCCACATCTTCGGGGACTGCATCTTGGAGCCCCATACGGTTGGGGAGACAGACGAGGCCGTCATGGAAGTGCAGGAAGGAGCTGCAGAGTCCTACTGGGTGGTCAAGTGCGCCCCGgaggccgccgccaccaccgtgGACTTCTTGGGTTCTTGCTTCACTTGCAAGAAGAAGCTGGATGGCAACGACATTTACATTTACCG TGGCGAGAAGGCATTCTGCAGCGCCAATTGCCGGGACCAAGAGATCCTGATCGAAGAGGAAGCCGAGAACAACACCACCAGCGGCTCATCCTGCTCCTCCTTCCACGACGACATCTTCATGGCCGGCATGGTCGTCGCGACATGA
- the LOC133902325 gene encoding uncharacterized protein LOC133902325: MPKGRRDATPLPSPSNPPRPNLPAVSELAASFAVAGGARFAARRRFSAARPSRHRAPKLSRPPIEPLRRRTGTFTELRSRRRLSPSPSRWKPPRRGRVAQSGSPSSPLRIPPLAVEVQPPELHSGDSPVKHRRPELAPPTREGRFKEESRVPAFKTKFSKILSSQLTKKVKSSRKSRARTLISRRKKALIEDHVLGWCFPRTTPVDGWVSRCQLKIY; the protein is encoded by the exons ATGCCCAAGGGCAGGAGAGATGCTACA CCGCTGCCGTCGCCGAGCAATCCTCCGCGCCCGAACCTCCCCGCCGtgtccgagctcgccgccagctTCGCCGTAGCGGGAGGAGCCCGTTTCGCTGCTCGCCGACGCTTCTCCGCCGCCAGACCGAGCCGTCATCGCGCACCG AAGCTTTCCCGACCGCCAATCGAGCCGCTCCGTCGTCGCACCGGCACCTTCACCGAGCTCCgatcccgccgccgcctctcgccgtcgccgagccgTTGGAAGCCACCCCGACGCGGACGTGTTGCTCAATCGGGTTCGCCGTCGTCTCCTCTCCGtattccgccgctcgccgtcgaagTCCAGCCACCGGAGCTCCACTCCGGCGACTCTCCGGTCAAGCACCGCCGCCCTGAGCTCGCGCCGCCGACCCGAGAAGGAAGATTCAAG gaggagagcagagtgccagcattcaagaccaagttttcgaagaTTCTGAGCAGCCAacttacgaag aaggtgaagtcttcgaggaagtcccgggcgaggacgctgatttctagaaggaagaaggcgttgattgaagaccatgtcctaggctggtgtttcccccggacaacgcctgtggatggatgggtgtcccgctgccaattgaagatttattag
- the LOC133897877 gene encoding FCS-Like Zinc finger 10-like isoform X2 encodes MLRRMVSDPAPVSSGGGGEARPRGGAALFAVPRLFVVLAPKRAPDGESSRSPTSPLDPKALLLRSPRSPRTWDTEPVGRGLVDALAGDAKNCLLSPRLRLKSYSSLPKNFGGGGGHSQPELGKTMSCPAPDTAAAGGMSVPCSRFFHGDLKSGPEATQSDGAHLNNAKRHAFGLGKLPGPGSLPASIAAGARRFIGSVSASEIEQSEDYTCIIARGPNPKTTHIFGDCILEPHTVGETDEAVMEVQEGAAESYWVVKCAPEAAATTVDFLGSCFTCKKKLDGNDIYIYRWII; translated from the exons ATGCTGCGGAGGATGGTGTCCGACCCGGCCCCGGTCTCCTCCGGCGGGGGCGGTGAGGCCAGGCCCCGCGGCGGCGCCGCGCTCTTCGCCGTGCCGCGGCTGTTCGTCGTGCTCGCCCCGAAGCGCGCGCCGGACGGCGAGTCGTCGCGGAGCCCGACGTCGCCGCTTGACCCCAAAGCGCTGCTGCTCCGGTCGCCGCGCTCGCCGAGGACCTGGGACACGGAGCCGGTGGGGCGCGGCCTCGTGGACGCCCTCGCCGGCGACGCCAAGAACTGCCTGCTCAGCCCGCGCCTGCGGCTCAAATCGTACAGCTCCCTGCCCAAAaacttcggcggcggcggcggccattcGCAGCCGGAGCTCGGCAAGACGATGTCTTGCCCCGCCCCGGACACGGCTGCCGCCGGCGGCATGTCAGTGCCGTGCAGCAGGTTCTTCCACGGGGATCTGAAGTCTGGTCCGGAGGCCACCCAGTCGGATGGCGCTCACCTCAATAATGCCAAGCGGCACGCGTTCGGTCTCGGCAAACTCCCGGGGCCGGGCTCGCTGCCGGCATCCATAGCCGCCGGCGCCCGGCGGTTCATCGGGTCGGTCTCGGCGAGCGAGATCGAGCAGTCGGAGGACTACACTTGCATCATTGCTCGCGGCCCCAACCCCAAGACGACCCACATCTTCGGGGACTGCATCTTGGAGCCCCATACGGTTGGGGAGACAGACGAGGCCGTCATGGAAGTGCAGGAAGGAGCTGCAGAGTCCTACTGGGTGGTCAAGTGCGCCCCGgaggccgccgccaccaccgtgGACTTCTTGGGTTCTTGCTTCACTTGCAAGAAGAAGCTGGATGGCAACGACATTTACATTTACCG TTGGATCATTTGA
- the LOC133902335 gene encoding uncharacterized protein LOC133902335, with protein MVVVLLLAILWAASAAARRELAAWSSGMIRAEDCDKNHGKGGGVGGGAGGGGGVGGGVGGGIGGGAGGGVGGGLGGMGGGGGMGGGGGFGGGGSVGGGIGGGAGFGGGESAGAGGGGGLGEPVQGVVWAVVPDLEEGPAQEEVSVVALGLEEEPAEEVVEGWAVAVDSEAEGVLVVAPEAASVAVRVEELVLVAGRAAAPAEASAVELAVAQESAEDPAVVSEVEEELVVASEVAREAVAASVSEQERAEAWAAGSEPVVARAAESVLVVAPDLEEGPALAEEEDWALAVDSEVEAVPAVDLVVARAEDSVQEGAQVLVEVWVAALEAGSAPELAPACIKVAGSTTAGAAALAAEATSAFHLH; from the exons atggtggtggtgctgctgctggCCATCCTGTGGGCGGCGAGCGCCGCCGCGCGGCGTGAGCTTGCGGCGTGGAGCTCCGGTATGATTAGAGCCGAGGATTGTGACAAGAATCATGGTAAGGGtggtggtgttggtggtggagccggaggaggtggcggcgttGGTGGTGGTGTCGGAGGCGGCATCGGTGGTGGTGCAGGGGGTGGAGTCGGCGGTGGGTTGGGAGGGATGGGTGGGGGAGGTggcatgggcggcggcggcgggtttGGAGGTGGAGGCAGTGTAGGCGGCGGCATTGGCGGTGGCGCGGGGTTCGGAGGCGGAGAAAGCGcaggtgctggtggtggaggtggtctTGGT GAGCCGGTGCAGGGGGTGGTGTGGGCGGTGGTGCCGGACTTGGAGGAGGGGCCGGCACAGGAGGAGGTCTCGGTGGTGGCGCTGGGCTTGGAGGAGGAgccggcggaggaggtggtggagggatGGGCGGTGGCGGTGGATTCGGAGGCGGAGGGG GTGTTGGTGGTGGCACCGGAGGCGGCATCGGTGGCGGTGCGGGTGGAGGAGTTGGTTTTGGTGGCGGGaagggcggcggcgccggcggaggcatcggcggtggagctggcggtgGCACAGGAATCGGCGGAGGATCCGGCGGTGGTttcggaggtggaggaggagctggtGGTGGCTTCGGAGGTGGCgcgggaggcggtggcggcttCGGTGTCGGAGCAGGAGCGGGCGGAGGCATGGGCGGCGGGTTCGGAGCCGGTGGTGGCGCGGGCGGCGGAATCGGTGCTGGTAGTGGCGCCGGACTTGGAGGAGGGGCCGGCgctggcggaggaggaggactggGCGTTGGCGGTGGATTcggaggtggaggcggtgcCGGCGGTGGATTTGGTGGTGGCGCGGGCGGAGGATTCGGTGCAGGAGGGGGCGCAGGTGTTGGTGGAGGTATGGGTGGCGGCGCTGGAGGCGGGCTCGGCGCCGGAGCTGGCGCCGGCGTGCATAAAGGTGGCGGGAAGCACCACGGCGGGAGCGGCGGCATTGGCAGCGGAAGCAACCAGCGCGTTTCACCTCCACTGA